Proteins from a single region of Desulfovibrio sp. JC022:
- a CDS encoding methyl-accepting chemotaxis protein, translated as MLKNLSIGGRFVLLLASVLVFLIICGAMFLAEIRQVEHIGLTEIENVMLQGQKDKIEVATRAAAESMGAQLRAVDGEDAKIEFIRKSIDSFRFENDKSGYFFVYKGTTVVALPPKKSLQGKDLSGAKDKNGVYFVKELSSAARNGDFVEYIFDKPGKGLQPKLAYATMIPGTSMWIGTGVYIDNIEAERMRVETVIDDAVVADTTKIVLIMLALLLFALTPLCIVIVRSIVRPVQAATDAAVHVSEGDLTITLNPTGRSEISTLQRAINTMTTTLDENLTDIKRKEAESAEQARVAQKMAAEADEARKEAEGAKREGMLAAANKLETVLNSIVKISRDVEKSTNEIMNGSEFQKERIAETATAMEEMNATVLEVAKNATETNEDTEQTRDKASEGQSVVQGTIESMVGIQDQTNELERLMDQLNTQSIEIGTVMGVINDIADQTNLLALNAAIEAARAGDAGRGFAVVADEVRKLAEKTIGATDEVDKSISSIQGLAKQNIEGMRTAVEAIGGATDHSRSSGEVLSEIVTLASNAAGQVQSIATAAEEQSATSDEINRSIAEIDSMTEDNARNSMLAAEAATDLSREVDALVALVEELRS; from the coding sequence ATGTTAAAAAATTTGTCTATCGGTGGACGCTTTGTTTTGCTGCTGGCTTCAGTCTTAGTGTTTTTGATAATCTGCGGAGCTATGTTCCTTGCTGAAATCCGTCAGGTCGAGCATATTGGCCTTACTGAGATTGAAAATGTAATGCTTCAAGGTCAGAAGGACAAGATTGAGGTTGCCACCCGCGCTGCTGCGGAGTCTATGGGGGCACAGCTTAGAGCTGTTGACGGCGAAGATGCTAAAATTGAATTTATACGTAAATCCATTGACAGCTTCAGATTTGAAAATGATAAGTCCGGTTACTTTTTTGTTTACAAAGGGACTACTGTTGTCGCCCTACCACCTAAAAAATCTTTGCAGGGTAAAGATCTCAGTGGTGCCAAAGACAAGAACGGTGTTTACTTTGTCAAGGAACTTTCCAGTGCTGCCAGAAATGGTGATTTTGTAGAATATATTTTTGATAAACCCGGAAAAGGCCTCCAGCCTAAACTTGCTTACGCGACCATGATTCCCGGAACATCCATGTGGATCGGAACCGGGGTATACATTGATAATATTGAAGCGGAAAGGATGCGCGTAGAAACAGTAATTGATGATGCTGTCGTGGCTGATACAACCAAAATTGTGTTGATTATGCTCGCATTGCTACTTTTTGCGCTTACCCCGCTTTGTATTGTCATTGTCCGTTCCATCGTACGTCCTGTGCAGGCTGCAACTGATGCGGCGGTACATGTTTCTGAAGGCGATCTGACCATTACCCTTAACCCCACCGGACGGAGTGAAATTTCCACTTTGCAGCGGGCCATTAACACTATGACCACAACCCTTGATGAGAACCTGACTGATATCAAGCGTAAGGAAGCAGAATCTGCTGAGCAGGCACGAGTGGCCCAAAAGATGGCTGCCGAGGCTGATGAAGCCCGTAAAGAGGCAGAAGGTGCCAAGCGTGAAGGTATGCTTGCTGCTGCAAATAAGCTTGAGACCGTACTGAACAGTATCGTGAAAATCTCCCGCGATGTTGAAAAGTCCACTAATGAAATTATGAACGGCAGTGAGTTCCAGAAGGAACGCATTGCTGAGACCGCAACAGCTATGGAAGAGATGAACGCCACGGTTCTGGAAGTTGCGAAGAATGCTACTGAAACCAACGAAGATACCGAGCAGACAAGAGATAAGGCCAGTGAAGGCCAGAGTGTAGTTCAGGGGACCATTGAGTCCATGGTCGGCATTCAGGACCAGACCAATGAGCTGGAAAGGCTCATGGATCAGCTAAACACCCAGTCCATTGAAATCGGTACTGTCATGGGTGTAATTAATGATATCGCGGACCAGACCAACCTGCTGGCACTTAACGCTGCTATTGAGGCCGCTCGTGCGGGTGATGCAGGCCGGGGATTTGCTGTCGTTGCAGATGAGGTCCGCAAACTTGCTGAGAAGACTATCGGGGCCACCGATGAAGTGGATAAGAGTATCTCTTCCATTCAGGGGCTGGCCAAGCAGAATATTGAAGGAATGCGCACAGCTGTAGAAGCTATCGGCGGGGCAACAGACCACTCTCGTTCTTCCGGTGAGGTTCTTTCTGAGATTGTTACTCTTGCTTCCAACGCAGCAGGGCAGGTACAGTCCATTGCAACTGCTGCTGAAGAGCAGTCTGCAACCTCTGATGAAATCAACCGCAGTATTGCTGAGATTGATTCCATGACTGAAGATAACGCCCGCAACAGTATGCTTGCCGCTGAAGCCGCGACGGATCTTTCCCGTGAAGTGGATGCGCTGGTAGCTTTGGTGGAAGAACTTAGAAGTTAG